Proteins from a genomic interval of Zingiber officinale cultivar Zhangliang chromosome 2A, Zo_v1.1, whole genome shotgun sequence:
- the LOC122043282 gene encoding receptor like protein 29-like, translating to MSQPPILPRTNQLLPLFINIFSAVPAEAPSMNHLLLLLPLLIQFSLPCTSTSMDPQEMETLFHVMETMSSDRDWRSSNPDPCSSPWPGIECKPSSYGDSNQQLHVTRLAFGVSPNPTCKPTAIFPAQVFALPRLQSLFFLNCFNVTKTSLSIAADQKAYASLEQLSLKSNPSLVGAIPPEISSLNSLQVLTLSQNHLTGRIPDSISQLASLVHLDLSYNVLTSSIPPQIGQLKKLINLDLSYNSLSVPQSIGQMVLLQKLDLSSNDLTGRIPETIGSLTSLEFLALSDNKLNGEVPNGMAGLLSLQYLIMDNNPMFILLPAVLGRLDKLQELRLGNSGYSGEIPESFARLTNLTSLSLERNRLSGEIPTGFSDLGRIYHLNLSWNLLSGVVPFGSGFIRRLGRNLDLSGNPELCLNASNRGMQSVDVGVELCQDAGRPTEAASMEEGLASSSGGKQLWLLLRFHCYQLILGWLSVWCSGAKI from the coding sequence TCCCAGCTGAAGCACCATCCATgaaccacctcctcctccttcttcctctcctaaTCCAGTTCTCCCTTCCATGCACGTCCACCTCCATGGATCCTCAAGAGATGGAGACTCTATTCCATGTCATGGAGACCATGTCCTCCGACAGAGACTGGAGGTCCTCCAACCCTGACCCATGCAGCTCCCCTTGGCCAGGCATCGAGTGCAAGCCAAGCTCGTATGGCGATTCCAACCAACAACTCCATGTCACGAGGCTGGCTTTTGGAGTTTCACCCAATCCGACCTGCAAACCCACTGCCATTTTCCCAGCCCAAGTCTTTGCTCTCCCTCGCCTCCAGTCCCTCTTCTTCCTCAACTGCTTCAACGTCACCAAGACCTCCCTCTCCATTGCCGCTGACCAAAAGGCTTACGCTTCCCTGGAACAGCTGAGCTTGAAGTCAAACCCATCTCTTGTTGGCGCAATCCCACCTGAAATCTCTTCGCTGAATTCTCTGCAAGTCCTCACTCTGTCTCAGAACCACCTCACTGGGAGAATCCCTGATAGCATCTCCCAATTGGCCTCCCTCGTCCATCTCGACCTCAGCTACAATGTTTTGACCTCCAGCATTCCACCCCAAATAGGCCAGCTCAAGAAACTAATCAACCTTGATCTCAGCTACAACTCCCTCTCCGTTCCGCAGTCGATTGGCCAAATGGTGCTCCTCCAAAAGCTCGACTTGAGCTCGAATGACTTAACCGGCCGCATACCGGAGACCATTGGAAGCCTCACCTCGCTCGAGTTTCTGGCGCTCAGCGACAACAAACTGAATGGTGAGGTGCCAAACGGGATGGCTGGGCTACTGAGCTTACAGTActtgatcatggacaacaacccGATGTTCATCTTGCTGCCGGCCGTGCTTGGCCGGCTGGACAAGCTCCAGGAGCTGCGGCTGGGGAACTCAGGCTACTCAGGGGAAATCCCGGAGAGCTTCGCGCGGCTCACCAACCTGACAAGTCTGTCGTTGGAGAGGAACCGGCTGTCGGGAGAGATCCCCACCGGCTTTTCGGACCTCGGGAGGATCTACCACTTGAACCTGAGCTGGAATTTGCTGAGTGGGGTGGTACCCTTCGGCAGCGGGTTTATCCGGCGGCTGGGGAGGAACTTGGATTTGAGTGGCAATCCTGAACTCTGTCTCAACGCCTCCAACCGGGGAATGCAGAGCGTCGACGTTGGAGTCGAATTGTGCCAAGATGCTGGAAGACCAACTGAAGCAGCATCAATGGAGGAAGGTTTGGCGAGTTCTTCAGGTGGAAAACAACTCTGGTTATTGCTTAGATTTCATTGTTATCAGTTGATCTTGGGCTGGCTAAGTGTCTGGTGTTCCGGTGCAAAAATTTAG
- the LOC122043285 gene encoding protein BZR1 homolog 3-like: MTSGARMATWRERENNMRRERRRRAIAAKIYAGLRAYGNYSLPKHCDNNAVLKALCEEAGWTVEEDGTTYRKGSRPVKSVEIVGPSASPSPCSSYQPSPSASYNPSPASSTLASPASSTLITNGKNISDVRGNSLAPWLTNLPHLYLHGGSISAPVSPPLSSPSVQSPRIEKDWNELNSLPPWAGFNHNYLPSSMPPSPGAWATPDSSRLDGLRLPSGGPSSPTFTLVSPNPFGFCNEVSGSRMWTPGQSGTCSPVQGGNNHGDVQTSNGASDDFAFGCSNDTAPTAIAMVKAWEGERIHEVCASDELELTLGCSKIKSIA; encoded by the exons ATGACGTCGGGCGCGAGGATGGCGACGTGGAGGGAGCGGGAGAACAACATGCGGCGGGAGAGGAGGCGGCGGGCGATCGCGGCGAAGATCTACGCTGGCCTCCGGGCGTACGGCAACTACAGTCTACCCAAGCACTGCGACAACAATGCCGTGCTGAAGGCTCTCTGTGAGGAGGCCGGGTGGACCGTCGAGGAGGACGGCACCACCTACCGCAAG GGAAGCAGACCAGTCAAATCTGTGGAGATTGTCGGACCATCGGCTTCCCCAAGCCCTTGTTCATCTTACCAGCCAAGTCCTAGTGCATCTTATAATCCCAGCCCAGCTTCATCAACCTTAGCAAGTCCTGCATCATCAACTTTGATCACGAATGGCAAGAATATTAGCGATGTTCGAGGCAACTCTCTGGCTCCATGGCTTACAAACCTCCCTCATCTATACTTGCATGGGGGATCCATAAGTGCACCTGTATCCCCTCCACTGAGCTCCCCGTCTGTGCAATCCCCACGCATCGAAAAGGATTGGAATGAGTTAAACAGCCTGCCACCTTGGGCTGGTTTCAACCATAATTACTTACCATCCTCCATGCCGCCAAGCCCTGGTGCCTGGGCTACTCCTGATTCTTCCAGGCTTGACGGTTTACGGCTGCCTTCTGGCGGCCCTTCTTCACCCACATTCACCCTTGTGTCACCTAATCCTTTTGGTTTTTGCAACGAAGTTAGTGGCTCCAGAATGTGGACTCCTGGACAGAGCGGGACATGCTCTCCGGTTCAGGGAGGGAACAACCATGGTGATGTTCAGACATCCAATGGCGCTTCGGATGATTTTGCATTCGGTTGCAGCAACGATACCGCTCCTACAGCTATTGCAATGGTGAAAGCATGGGAGGGAGAGAGGATCCATGAGGTCTGCGCCTCCGATGAATTGGAGCTTACTCTGGGATGTTCGAAAATCAAATCAATTGCTTGA
- the LOC122043286 gene encoding heat stress transcription factor A-4b-like, whose protein sequence is METEGSGGGSRGGSSSQPPPFLDKTYDMVDDPATNSVVSWSASNASFVVWNAPDFSRILLPRYFKHNNFSSFVRQLNTYGFRKVDPDQWEFANEDFVRGQRHLLKNIHRRKPIHSHSLAATHLNSSIDKQELEEEIERLKLDKRRLWSEIQRHTQKQCELEWQMQALEERLQVLGHRQKGLVSFLTRAIQNPAGFLSNFVQHLEEFHTKKKRKLPRIDYSNDDDIYGEEQPVQAFDMESFEKMESSLNSLENFFRGVSQASGDDIPYDNMIISETIASSVPRLLASSPEIQESTSFVETPSVPAIEKEVDSGSKFSEIDVNLEPNSTEVDSSRDVGTTTTSAVPAGANDVFWEQFLTEIPGSFNTKEAQSTRRDSEDNQGNVIDRKSVDNFSPDMKKNLTSAEKT, encoded by the exons ATGGAGACGGAAGGCAGTGGCGGCGGCTCCCGCGGCGGTTCGAGCTCGCAGCCGCCGCCGTTTCTCGACAAGACATACGACATGGTGGACGACCCGGCGACGAACTCCGTCGTCTCGTGGAGCGCTAGCAACGCGAGCTTCGTCGTCTGGAACGCGCCGGACTTCTCCCGGATCCTCCTCCCCCGCTACTTCAAGCACAACAACTTCTCCAGCTTCGTCAGGCAGCTCAACACTTAC GGTTTCAGGAAGGTAGACCCCGATCAATGGGAGTTTGCAAACGAGGACTTTGTGCGAGGACAGAGGCACCTCCTGAAGAACATACACCGACGCAAGCCGATCCATAGCCATTCCCTCGCCGCCACCCATTTGAATTCCTCGATCGATAAGCAAGAGCTCGAGGAAGAGATCGAGAGACTCAAGCTGGACAAGAGGAGGCTTTGGAGTGAGATCCAGAGGCACACGCAGAAGCAGTGCGAGTTGGAATGGCAAATGCAGGCTTTGGAGGAAAGGTTGCAGGTTCTTGGGCACAGGCAGAAGGGGctggtgtccttcttgaccaggGCCATTCAAAACCCCGCTGGCTTCCTTTCTAACTTTGTGCAACACTTGGAGGAATTTCACaccaagaagaagaggaaatTGCCGCGAATCGACTACTCGAATGACGACGACATCTacggcgaagaacagccggtCCAAGCATTCGACATGGAGTCGTTCGAGAAGATGGAATCGTCTCTGAATTCACTTGAGAATTTCTTTAGAGGTGTTAGTCAAGCATCCGGGGACGACATACCTTACGATAACATGATCATCTCCGAGACAATAGCCTCATCGGTGCCGAGACTGCTCGCTTCATCGCCGGAGATACAAGAATCTACGAGCTTCGTAGAGACTCCTTCTGTTCCTGCGATCGAAAAGGAAGTGGATTCGGGTAGCAAATTCTCGGAGATTGATGTGAATTTGGAGCCCAATTCTACTGAGGTTGATTCATCAAGAGATGTTGGCACAACCACAACCTCAGCAGTGCCTGCCGGGGCAAATGATGTATTCTGGGAGCAGTTTCTCACTGAAATTCCGGGCTCTTTCAATACGAAGGAAGCTCAGTCAACTAGAAGAGATTCAGAAGACAATCAAGGAAATGTTATCGACAGGAAAAGTGTCGATAACTTTTCACCCGATATGAAGAAGAATCTCACTTCAGCAGAGAAAACCTAA
- the LOC122044275 gene encoding transcription repressor OFP1-like yields MQWRRNQKPNKEAEKRTSDASPSSFSLARLLPFSWFGKLNASASKFRRGSDTAEAFAAVAPPPSPCPPTGPMPRSASARLLAFSDRFPPPPAIEAPPRRASLGGEGKNRAGDRSDRHRSVGDIELTLGHIIPFSRREAPARRVESESGSEASGCDLGIGRRRPLRLRRRRRVPPGDSSGLRDAQPRRSISGKIRQRPKVKVRSPRPAAARAEVEGTRMAASSAAAERRKRNAGLERFAVVKCSCDPQRDFKESMVEMIWQKGIGRPEELESLLACYLSLNSDEHHDVIVKVFRQVWFELNPERLLAEPDRQRC; encoded by the coding sequence ATGCAATGGCGAAGGAACCAGAAGCCAAATAAGGAAGCGGAGAAGCGTACCTCCGATGCTTCGCCGTCCAGCTTCTCGCTCGCCCGCTTGCTTCCGTTCTCCTGGTTCGGTAAGCTCAACGCCTCCGCGTCCAAGTTCAGGCGGGGGAGTGATACCGCTGAGGCGTTCGCCGCCGTCGCTCCTCCGCCTTCACCTTGCCCGCCGACGGGTCCGATGCCTCGCTCCGCGTCCGCTCGCCTGCTTGCCTTCTCCGACCGCTTCCCGCCTCCCCCTGCCATCGAGGCGCCCCCCCGGCGTGCCTCTCTCGGGGGAGAGGGAAAAAACCGAGCGGGGGATCGCTCCGATCGCCACCGATCGGTGGGCGATATCGAGCTCACCCTTGGTCACATCATCCCCTTCTCGCGTCGTGAAGCGCCGGCGCGGCGGGTGGAATCGGAATCAGGGAGCGAGGCTTCCGGCTGCGACCTCGGGATAGGGCGGCGTAGGCCCCTCCGGCTCCGCAGGCGACGGCGGGTCCCGCCGGGTGATTCGTCGGGCCTGAGGGATGCGCAGCCGCGGCGGTCGATCAGCGGGAAGATTCGGCAGCGACCCAAGGTGAAGGTGCGTTCGCCTCGGCCGGCGGCGGCGAGGGCGGAGGTCGAGGGGACAAGAATGGCGGCGTCGTCGGCGGCGGCGGAAAGAAGGAAGAGAAATGCGGGGTTGGAGCGGTTCGCCGTGGTAAAATGCTCCTGCGATCCGCAGCGTGACTTCAAGGAATCGATGGTGGAAATGATCTGGCAGAAGGGAATCGGGCGGCCGGAGGAGCTGGAGAGCTTGCTCGCCTGCTACCTCTCCCTCAACTCCGACGAGCATCACGACGTCATCGTCAAGGTGTTCCGCCAGGTCTGGTTCGAGCTCAACCCGGAGCGACTCCTCGCCGAACCAGACCGGCAACGCTGTTGA